CAAGGTCTTCATTTGAGTACCTCGACCCCGACCTTCTCCTACTATCTGTGTTAACAGTCCATGGTGTTGCATAGATGGGACTGAAAGCACTTCGGTGGTGACCGCCCTGCTCAGCAAGTCTGATGAGTATGCGACTCACATGTTACACCACCCTGCCTTCCACGGGGTGATTAACCATTTCCTAACCGAGAACATTGGACCATGCCAGGTAAGAGTTTGGTCAGTCCGCAACTCATTGGAGATCTTTACTGAGCGAAGGGCGTGATGCTTCCAGGTAACCCGTGGCCAGCAAGCCTCTGTGACCATTCCCCCCCAGATCGACTCTACGGTAGCAGCCGTGGTGCACCCGGGAGGTGAGCCACACAATCTTCACCGTGACGATGTCGACCGGTTCAACGTCCAGCCCTTCGTACCTAAGTACGAGATGGGCCGGGATACCAATGTCGCGATGTTGACAGCTCTCGATGCCACAACGCGAGCTAACGGAGCAACTCGCGTGCTGCCCGGCAGCCATCTGTGGGACTATAACACACTGATGCCCCTGCCCGATGATGAACGTCTTGTCGACGCCATCCTCAACCCGGGGGActcactgctgctgctcggATGTACGCTGCACGGAGCCGGGGCCAACACGACAGATGCCTCTCGTGCGATCACCGCGTGTTTCGTCACCCGCGGCCGCTTACGCCAAATGGAGAATCAGTATCTGGCCCACGACCTAGACAAGGTCCGGCAGTTTCCCTTGTGGCTAAAGCGGCTCATGGGATTCTCCGTCATCGCGCCTGCATGTGGCTGGATCGATAAGACAGACCCCTTGCGTAAGATTGATCCTCACGCGGGGGAGTTTATCGATATCTGGGACCCAAGTGCAATGAAGTTTCACTGAGAAGTTTGCTTGAAGTTCCCGGCGGCAATGGATGATGAAATGCATGGAAAGCATTTCTTCTGTCTTGTCGATGACGGGCAAAGCTCGGGAGGATCTCGAGTCGTTGATAGGTTGAACCGGGATGGCAAGACTCCCGGTACATGGAATTAGCCTCCAGCAACATTGGCTATCAGGAATCCGAATCTGTGCTGATTAGACAATGAGTGTGTGGCCCGTTTTGGCACTTCCATTGATTTTCCTTCTAGTGCAACCAGGGAAATGATAGAGCCAGAAATGTGACAGCTTTGCTCAGTTCAGGTTGCATATATAGATGTGACTAGGCTCTTTGACCACAAAAGCTTGTCTCGAGATTCCGACGAGAAAAACTGGTATCTAAATCAGAAGAGAGGTGAGGATAATACGTAAGAAGACAAGGAAATACAAGAAGTGAAAATCTTTTCTCAAGTTGTCAAACGAACGAACTAACACAGGCCAAGCTCCAATACCTCCTGTACCAGcatctcctcttctcgaTCGATCAGTCCAAACACCTTGATGAACGTATTCTTCAATTGCTGTGCCACTGCATCCGTGACCACATCTGGGTCATATCCGAGAATTACCTTCACACTATCTCGATGCACCTCACA
This genomic window from Penicillium oxalicum strain HP7-1 chromosome III, whole genome shotgun sequence contains:
- a CDS encoding Dioxygenase cnsJ codes for the protein MTKIDGDGVLPTPPLPEIHLSKHNHADSETISRIIEAMKLSGACIVRNMFSSASVQQVQKDIKSHIAAAGNYGDGTESTSVVTALLSKSDEYATHMLHHPAFHGVINHFLTENIGPCQVTRGQQASVTIPPQIDSTVAAVVHPGGEPHNLHRDDVDRFNVQPFVPKYEMGRDTNVAMLTALDATTRANGATRVLPGSHLWDYNTLMPLPDDERLVDAILNPGDSLLLLGCTLHGAGANTTDASRAITACFVTRGRLRQMENQYLAHDLDKVRQFPLWLKRLMGFSVIAPACGWIDKTDPLRKIDPHAGEFIDIWDPSAMKFH